The Plodia interpunctella isolate USDA-ARS_2022_Savannah chromosome 8, ilPloInte3.2, whole genome shotgun sequence genome window below encodes:
- the LOC128671708 gene encoding esterase B1, with protein sequence MVQVKVKQGILEGEILDLVTGDGQYYSFKGVPYAAPPVGKLRFKAPEPPLPWTGVRKATEHGLMCPQQDLFSNLIRIGSSEDCLYLNVYSPNLKPDKPLPVMFFIHGGGYKSGSGNVEHYGPDFLVNHNVVLVTINYRLEAFGFLCLDTPDVPGNAGLKDQVAALKWVNENISQFGGDPKNVTVFGESAGGASTCFHILSPMSKGLFQRAIPMSGVPVCDWSLPFEPRKRAFVLGKILGFDTKDDAKLLEFLQSVPAEKLIHQDPTILSLEEVNNNILKMYHFTPVVEKDFGKNHFLTDTPWNVLRSGKINDVDVLIGYTDAEGLIGVPFFESALIAHYDRFNETFVPRDILNRVPPVKYLEIAEKIKKHYFGEKSVNNETMKEFVKYSSESVFSYNIYRFLKRFPKGSGKIYQYRLSCVSERNIYGMNKYGISGAAHLDDLMYLFDAKHAELPIDKNGKAYKMIQQTCTLFTNFAKYGNPTQTVPNVEWKQFDDNESFLDIGETLTPGNHLDNDVVDFWKSIYEYAGVPFYQ encoded by the exons atggtgCAAGTAAAAGTGAAGCAAGGGATCTTAGAGGGAGAAATTCTTGACTTGGTTACTGGTGATGGGCAGTATTACAGTTTTAAAGGAGTTCCTTATGCGGCGCCGCCGGTCGGCAAGTTGCGATTCAAG GCGCCTGAACCTCCTTTACCATGGACCGGAGTACGGAAAGCGACAGAGCACGGTCTGATGTGCCCTCAGCAAGACCTCTTCTCTAACCTTATCAGAATTGGCAGCTCGGAAGACTGCCTCTATTTGAACGTCTATTCCCCAAATCTCAAACCAGACAAACCATTACCGGTCATGTTCTTCATCCATGGAGGTGGATATAAAAGCGGCTCAGGAAATGTCGAACATTATGGTCCAGATTTCTTAGTCAACCATAACGTTGTCTTAGTAACCATCAATTATAGGCTTGAAGCCTTTGGCTTTCTCTGTCTTGACACACCAGACGTGCCCGGTAATGCTGGGCTGAAAGATCAGGTGGCGGCACTGAAATGGGTCAACGAAAATATTTCCCAATTCGGTGGAGACCCAAAGAATGTTACAGTTTTTGGCGAAAGTGCCGGAGGTGCTTCGACTTGCTTCCATATTCTGTCTCCAATGTCCAAAGGCCTATTCCAAAGAGCCATACCTATGAGCGGTGTACCCGTGTGCGACTGGTCGTTACCATTTGAACCAAGAAAACGAGCATTTGTTCTTGGTAAAATCCTTGGTTTCGACACCAAAGATGATGCTAAACTACTTGAATTCCTCCAAAGCGTGCCGGCAGAGAAACTTATTCACCAGGATCCTACAATCTTGAGTTTGGAAGAggttaacaataacattctaaAAATGTATCATTTCACGCCAGTCGTGGAGAAAGATTTTGGCAAGAATCACTTCCTGACAGACACCCCATGGAATGTTTTACGTAGtggtaaaataaatgatgtgGACGTTCTAATAGGATACACAGATGCCGAAGGTTTAATAGGAGTTCCGTTCTTCGAATCGGCACTCATTGCGCATTATGATAGATTCAATGAAACGTTTGTACCTAGAGATATTTTGAATCGAGTTCCACCTGTGAAATATTTGGAAATCGCTGAAAAGATTAAGAAACACTACTTCGGCGAGAAATctgtaaataatgaaactaTGAAAGAGTTTGTCAAATATTCATCTGAATCtgtattttcatacaatatataCAGATTCTTAAAACGATTTCCTAAAGGCTCTGGTAAAATATACCAATACAGATTGTCTTGTGTCTCCGAGAGAAATATATACGGGATGAACAAGTATGGAATTTCAGGAGCAGCTCACTTGGATGACCTGATGTATCTGTTTGACGCTAAGCATGCCGAGCTACCGATTGATAAGAATGGGAAAGCTTACAAAATGATACAACAGACTTGCACCCTGTTTACAAATTTTGCTAAATATGG aaatcCTACTCAGACCGTACCAAACGTAGAATGGAAACAGTTTGATGATAACGAGAGCTTCTTGGATATCGGCGAGACGCTGACTCCAGGCAATCACCTCGATAATGACGTCGTAGACTTTTGGAAAAGTATCTACGAATACGCTGGTGTtccattttatcaataa
- the LOC128671726 gene encoding arf-GAP with SH3 domain, ANK repeat and PH domain-containing protein 1-like, which translates to MSSASFSTQLIKMKGVIISCLVVVALAEPPRSRAELPRFRQARFRSQRQELAPTTTDSPTEPTTEPSGPYPPSGWKPSGEPFTLPKQEVENTYGAPEEGPYPPSGWKPQGQQFSLPNEPPATSYGVPDNTYGAPTTDAATTDNPQAEKLDEPVEVQQSVGTYYVLLPNGQLQKVEFMTENDIQNMQYTARLQLRKPAPLLLFRP; encoded by the coding sequence ATGTCATCAGCATCATTCAGTACTCAACTAATCAAGATGAAGGGTGTAATCATTTCTTGTTTGGTCGTAGTGGCGTTAGCTGAGCCACCGCGCTCTAGAGCTGAATTACCTCGCTTCAGACAAGCGAGGTTTAGATCTCAGCGACAAGAGTTAGCACCAACTACCACTGACTCTCCCACGGAACCCACAACTGAGCCAAGTGGACCATATCCTCCTTCAGGATGGAAGCCATCTGGGGAACCCTTCACACTGCCTAAACAAGAAGTAGAAAATACTTACGGAGCTCCAGAAGAAGGGCCTTATCCTCCATCAGGATGGAAACCCCAAGGGCAACAATTTAGCCTGCCAAACGAACCGCCTGCGACCAGCTATGGAGTACCCGATAACACTTATGGAGCACCAACAACAGATGCTGCAACTACGGACAATCCTCAAGCAGAGAAACTAGACGAACCTGTTGAGGTTCAGCAAAGTGTTGGAACATATTACGTCCTCCTGCCAAACGGACAGCTGCAAAAAGTGGAGTTTATGACGGAAAATGACATTCAGAATATGCAGTATACTGCTAGATTGCAGTTGAGGAAGCCGGCGCCGCTCCTTCTGTTTCGGCCTTAA
- the LOC128671725 gene encoding uncharacterized protein LOC128671725: MGSLVYWTMIIVLYQTILITVISYVTLSCQLKPERHELHELTLMKLLYLYDPQACSRIYFYNYTEVRDFKQVFSNIVWPLKNHVAASFRSKLKLWLSLHMFWTIFAFGNMIIVEQPCKFYTALLPFTATGAVMLVVDFIQATVFIKDSRYTRTEGELLMYISDVSAVNLTIMDKKYQTLQSSDDISWIALVMAYASSRGIVQWIINYWMIKDNFFEGLGLYRRFNARRALLNAPKTLDV; encoded by the exons ATGGGATCCTTGGTTTATTGGACTatgattattgttttatatcaaa CAATACTTATCACGGTGATCTCTTACGTGACGCTCAGCTGCCAACTGAAACCGGAGCGTCACGAGCTACACGAGCTCACCCTCATGAAGCTGCTATACCTGTACGACCCTCAAGCCTGCTCAAGGATCTACTTCTATAATTACACCGAAGTGAGAGACTTCAAGCAGGTATTCTCTAATATCGTCTGGCCGCTGAAGAACCACGTCGCTGCCAGTTTCCGGAG TAAACTTAAGCTGTGGCTGAGTCTCCACATGTTCTGGACGATCTTTGCATTCGGGAATATGATCATCGTGGAGCAGCCCTGCAAGTTTTACACAGCCCTGCTGCCGTTCACGGCGACGGGCGCCGTCATGCTTGTCGTGGACTTTATTCAGGCGACCGTCTTCATCAAGGACTCTAGATACACCAGGACTGAAG GTGAACTTCTAATGTACATAAGTGATGTCAGCGCTGTAAACCTAACTATCATGGACAAGAAGTACCAGACGTTGCAGTCTTCGGATGATATCTCCTGGATAGCGCTGGTGATGGCATACGCGAGTTCCAGAGGTATTGTTCAATGGATTATCAACTACTGGATGATTAAGGACAACTTCTTTGAAGGATTGGGGCTATACC gtcGATTTAATGCAAGACGAGCACTTCTCAATGCGCCGAAAACTCTTGAtgtttaa
- the LOC128671714 gene encoding uncharacterized protein LOC128671714 yields MLRKSFAVDHVYLSLLPSDRKRCKWIAILVILQCLFVFAGSLSIIYCYWSPQRAYLEADKLARIMYLFDYESCGYALEKARTISNLWLPNNPPGYTNIMPIAQKLAEVTVSTRLSAKTRKYIELSLGVHVVWMATAILLRLITRASIKVKLLKCMLLIFLIVNIFVVLFDISMAIVYVAHIQQSLSKGMILRYSGWSVDFEVSNPDEFAGWLPLAACLLWLRGGVFLFWNIFCCKLVYLMRSKIKRQEVRRKLRQKANLPIPEPDPIKEKDGTTLYYRTGEYNPEGRASGQLYSILNRSL; encoded by the exons atgttaagaaaaaGTTTTGCAGTAGATCATGTATATCTTTCTCTGCTGCCGTCAGACAGGAAGCGGTGCAAGTGGATAGCCATATTGGTCATTTTGCAAT GTCTTTTCGTGTTCGCCGGCTCATTATCCATCATCTACTGCTATTGGTCACCTCAAAGAGCGTATTTGGAAGCAGATAAATTGGCTCGAATCATGTACCTCTTCGACTATGAGTCCTGTGGCTACGCTCTGGAAAAAGCCCGAACTATTTCCAACCTGTGGCTACCAAATAATCCGCCTGGATACACGAATATAATGCCCATTGCGCAAAAACTAGCTGAAGTGACTGTCTCAACGCGATTGTCAGCTAAAACTAGGAA GTACATTGAGCTCAGTCTGGGGGTTCATGTCGTGTGGATGGCCACCGCGATTCTCCTCCGCCTCATCACCAGAGCTAGCATCAAAGTGAAACTCCTCAAATGTATGCTCTTGATCTTTCTAATTGTCAACATTTTCGTCGTCCTCTTCGATATTTCCATGGCAATAGTCTACGTTGCCCACATCCAGCAGAGTCTATCGAAAGGCATGATCCTAAGATACAGTGGGTGGAGCGTAGACTTCGAAGTTTCTAACCCAGACGAATTCGCGGGCTGGCTACCTCTAGCTGCATGCCTATTGTGGCTAAGAGGAGGAGTTTTCCTATTCTGGAACATATTCTGCTGCAAACTCGTCTATCTCATGAGGAGCAAGATCAAACGGCAGGAAGTGAGAAGGAAATTACGTCAGAAGGCGAACCTACCAATCCCTGAACCGGATCCCATTAAAGAAAAAGATGGCACTACTCTGTATTACAGAACTGGAGAATATAACCCAGAAGGACGAGCGTCAGGCCAGTTGTATAGTATTTTGAATCGCTCattgtaa
- the LOC128671723 gene encoding uncharacterized protein LOC128671723, with the protein MKIFICALLFAAVALAEPPRYRLARYRFEKRELEEAQPDERKESSNAEEAPYPAAGYRPNKEFNLPSRQEVVPPSTSYGIPDTSYGAPMRTSSLPQLEYGVPRTAKKEEGEVEEAENREGENKEKKEGEDDERKKGEAEELEGEGKKGKKGEKSGKFEVAPENDDEIVSTQGAYYVLLPGSQLQRVQFRTENDISNMAYTARLQYRDEDRAPLFVYSAAPQYTVPVAEYYQYPAAASSAYFQLYKR; encoded by the coding sequence ATGAAGATTTTTATCTGTGCTCTGCTCTTTGCTGCTGTGGCTTTAGCTGAGCCGCCGCGCTATAGATTAGCTAGATATCGGTTCGAGAAACGTGAGCTTGAGGAAGCCCAGCCAGATGAAAGAAAGGAGAGTTCCAATGCTGAAGAGGCGCCTTACCCGGCTGCTGGATACAGGCCTAATAAGGAATTCAATCTACCTTCACGACAAGAAGTTGTCCCACCATCTACCTCTTACGGTATTCCCGATACTAGTTACGGTGCTCCTATGAGAACTTCTTCACTACCTCAATTGGAGTACGGTGTACCAAGAACGGCAAAAAAGGAAGAAGGGGAAGTTGAAGAGGCTGAAAACAGAGAAGGCgaaaacaaagaaaagaaagaaggtGAGgatgatgaaaggaaaaaaggTGAAGCTGAAGAACTAGAAGGTGAAGGTAAAAAGGGAAAGAAAGGCGAAAAGAGTGGAAAATTCGAAGTAGCGCCGGAGAATGATGACGAGATTGTTAGCACCCAAGGAGCTTATTACGTGTTGCTTCCAGGATCTCAATTGCAGAGGGTTCAGTTCAGGACTGAGAATGACATCAGCAACATGGCGTACACTGCTCGTCTGCAGTACAGGGATGAAGATCGTGCCCCATTGTTTGTTTACTCCGCGGCTCCACAATACACTGTACCTGTTGCAGAGTATTACCAATACCCAGCCGCCGCCTCCTCTGCCTATTTCCAACTATACAAACGCTAA